One Setaria viridis chromosome 5, Setaria_viridis_v4.0, whole genome shotgun sequence genomic region harbors:
- the LOC117855452 gene encoding phosphatidylinositol/phosphatidylcholine transfer protein SFH3: protein MAEALLGPHEHRLSSALDGHYDEKRKSNVEYSEDEKKAMIASLKKKAMSASQKLRHSMKRGRKSSKVMSISILDERDPEEVQAVDAFRQLLVLEELLPSQHDDYHMMLRFLKARKFDIEKAKQMWSDMLKWRKEFGADTILEEFEFEEADKVAQCYPQGYHGVDKEGRPVYIERLGQIDVNRLMQVTTMDRFVKNHVKEFEKNFAVKFPACSIAAKRHIDQSTTILDVQGVGMKQFSKAARELIGMLQKIDGDNYPETLCRMFIINAGQGFRLLWSTVKSFLDPKTTAKIHVLGNKYQSKLLEVIDASELPEFFGGTCQCEGGCMKADKGPWKDPEIMKMVQSGAGQCVSLISEAEDKVICEDDIIYPKIQASFNGEAQLAGDGQPTLSRKISRSRIEHPQLSPVHEDLIPTSYPTPGSPYSCDVPMVEKAIDAICKSQGTLPDEKLAITKAVVNASNGSNPPLFGGIIALVMSIATMLRVTRNMPGKVLGATIGGDAKSATLTKSKSKVQARQRSKLSPEAVKAAEDVISMKRLAELEEKIKALLTKSATMPADKEEMLQAAVTRISTLEEELAATKKALQKTLECQGEIIAYIEKKKKKKSKRLFRW from the exons ATGGCAGAAGCCCTATTAGGACCTCATGAGCACCGTCTGAGCTCTG CCTTAGATGGACACTATGATGAGAAGAGGAAATCCAATGTGGAATACTCGGAGGATGAAAAGAAAGCAATGATCGCGTCTCTTAAGAAGAAGGCGATGAGCGCCTCACAAAAGTTGAGGCACTCCATGAAGAGGGGGAGGAAGAGTAGCAAGGTTATGTCCATCTCAATCTTGGATGAGCGCGACCCTGAGGAGGTGCAGGCTGTGGATGCCTTCCGCCAGCTTCTTGTACTTGAAGAGCTGCTACCATCGCAGCATGATGACTATCACATGATGTTGAG GTTTTTGAAGGCAAGAAAGTTTGATATTGAGAAGGCAAAACAAATGTGGTCTGATATGCTGAAGTGGAGAAAGGAGTTTGGTGCGGATACCATTCTTGAG GAATTTGAATTCGAAGAAGCTGATAAGGTGGCACAATGCTACCCTCAAGGTTACCATGGGGTTGATAAGGAAGGCAGGCCTGTCTACATTGAACGACTTGGACAAATTGATGTCAATAGGCTCATGCAGGTCACCACAATGGATCGCTTTGTCAAGAACCATGTCAAGGAGTTTGAGAAGAACTTTGCTGTTAAGTTCCCGGCTTGCTCAATTGCTGCGAAGCGCCATATTGATCAAAGCACAACAATTCTTGATGTGCAAGGAGTG GGGATGAAGCAATTCAGCAAAGCTGCAAGGGAACTCATCGGCATGCTTCAGAAGATTGACGGTGACAACTATCCGGAG ACGCTATGCCGGATGTTCATCATTAATGCAGGCCAGGGATTCCGTCTTCTATGGAGCACAGTGAAGAGCTTCCTTGACCCAAAGACTACTGCAAAGattcat GTTCTAGGTAACAAGTATCAAAGCAAGCTTCTTGAGGTGATTGATGCCAG CGAGTTGCCAGAATTTTTCGGCGGAACTTGCCAGTGCGAAGGTGGTTGCATGAAGGCTGACAAAGGCCCTTGGAAAGATCCGGAAATCATGAAG ATGGTTCAAAGTGGTGCTGGGCAGTGCGTCTCACTCATCTCGGAGGCTGAGGATAAAGTGATTTGTGAAGATGACATCATATATCCTAAG ATACAAGCTTCATTCAACGGGGAGGCACAATTAGCTGGAGATGGTCAGCCCACTTTGTCAAGGAAAATTTCCCGCAGCCGAATTGAACATCCTCAGTTATCACCTGTCCATGAGGATCTTATTCCTACTTCATATCCT ACCCCTGGTTCACCATATTCTTGTGATGTCCCAATGGTTGAAAAGGCCATAGATGCTATTTGCAAGAGTCAGGGAACACTACCAGATGAGAAGCTTGCCATCACCAAAG CTGTTGTAAATGCCTCTAATGGATCCAACCCTCCACTCTTTGGTGGCATCATAGCACTTGTGATGAGCATTGCAACGATGCTCCGTGTGACCCGCAACATGCCTGGGAAGGTACTTGGTGCTACCATTGGTGGTGATGCTAAATCTGCTACCCTCACAAAAAGTAAATCAAAAGTCCAAGCCCGTCAGCGATCCAAGCTATCACCTGAGGCTGTGAAGGCAGCTGAAGATGTCATATCTATGAAGCGCCTCGCCGAGCTTGAGGAGAAGATCAAGGCACTCCTAACAAAATCTGCAACAATGCCTGCTGATAAGGAGGAGATGCTGCAGGCTGCTGTCACTCGCATCAGTACACTAGAAGAGGAGCTTGCAGCTACAAAGAAG GCCTTGCAGAAGACTCTTGAGTGTCAAGGGGAGATCATTGCGTAcattgagaagaaaaagaagaagaaaagcaag CGTTTATTTCGTTGGTAG
- the LOC140222770 gene encoding uncharacterized protein yields the protein MEEWRVLAYRVESTLVFFVCGTRAADFLWLVNAAVMKLATQAYVLRRIQMGATMLEVSAIPMPPPNGYSPMYLTERARLQFEALRWEHAMAGHIVALYRARHGLLQGDPLWQPWEGHHANAIQWAEGALQRLRNAAASYQAAADAMAMAISLPYRSPAWVAWVSEAQSFMRRTVFEVSTARDMVLLMRNAVILEYVAARMVLNG from the coding sequence atggaggagtgGAGGGTGCTGGCGTACAGGGTGGAGAGCACCCTCGTGTTCTTCGTTTGCGGCACGAGGGCCGCCGACTTCCTCTGGCTCGTCAACGCCGCTGTCATGAAGCTCGCCACGCAGGCCTACGTCTTGCGCAGGATTCAGATGGGCGCCACGATGCTCGAGGTCAGCGCCATCCCCATGCCACCGCCCAACGGATACAGCCCCATGTACCTCACCGAGCGCGCCCGCCTTCAGTTCGAAGCCCTCAGGTGGGAGCACGCCATGGCCGGCCACATCGTCGCCCTCTACCGCGCGCGCCACGGTCTCCTCCAGGGCGACCCGCTGTGGCAGCCTTGGGAAGGCCACCACGCCAACGCCATCCAGTGGGCGGAGGGGGCGCTGCAGAGGCTGCGCAACGCCGCCGCGAGTtaccaggcggcggcggacgccatggccatggccataTCGCTCCCTTACCGGTCACCGGCCTGGGTCGCGTGGGTATCGGAGGCCCAGAGTTTCATGCGCCGCACCGTCTTTGAGGTCTCCACGGCGCGGGACATGGTGCTCCTGATGCGCAACGCTGTTATCCTGGAGTACGTCGCCGCCCGCATGGTTCTGAATGGATGA
- the LOC140222943 gene encoding uncharacterized protein, with translation MEHWRELARTVPGTLVLVIDSITTGLLSLFDRAHGKLQQVINMVLSLRRGLTVHPRPSAEQCPSEDLEEACRELDRLGTLHTAAGHLFVLCCAYLSLWGCPLWQTWEGRRTAAIDHAAEARRWLRSAAAHARAASAADRMADSFRRPSPGWDAWVLASLKHARCTIWMEMMAQSEVRRMRHAVILEFFDAWMILNQ, from the coding sequence ATGGAGCACTGGAGGGAGCTGGCGCGGACGGTGCCGGGAACCCTCGTGCTCGTCATCGACAGCATCACGACCGGATTGCTCTCGCTCTTCGACCGTGCCCACGGCAAGCTCCAGCAGGTCATCAACATGGTGCTCAGTCTCCGGAGGGGCCTAACGGTGCACCCCAGACCTAGTGCCGAGCAGTGCCCCAGCGAGGACCTCGAGGAGGCCTGCCGCGAGCTCGATCGCCTAGGCACGCTCCACACCGCGGCCGGGCACCTCTTCGTCCTCTGCTGCGCGTACCTCAGCCTCTGGGGTTGCCCGCTGTGGCAGACCTGGGAaggccgccgcaccgccgcgatcgaccacgccgccgaggcgcggcggtggctgcgctccgccgccgcgcatgcccgggcggcgagcgccgccgacCGCATGGCCGACTCGTTTCGTCGCCCGTCGCCTGGCTGGGACGCGTGGGTCCTCGCGTCCCTCAAGCACGCGCGCTGCACCATCTGGATGGAGATGATGGCGCAGTCCGAGGTGCGCCGGATGCGCCACGCTGTTATCCTGGAGTTCTTCGACGCGTGGATGATTCTGAATCAATGA